A stretch of the Poseidonibacter parvus genome encodes the following:
- a CDS encoding winged helix-turn-helix domain-containing protein, which yields MKVKVKIWIEDEEQNLIFGGGKTEVLELIDETGSISKAAQKVGMNYKKAWSHIKILEKHIEDDLVHTNKGQGELSGSSLTPKAREVIQTYKILQYDIKKYADKRYKELFLKDNKEILKIKEGEK from the coding sequence ATGAAAGTAAAAGTTAAAATTTGGATTGAAGATGAAGAACAAAATCTAATTTTTGGTGGTGGAAAAACTGAAGTATTAGAATTAATTGATGAAACAGGTTCTATTTCAAAAGCAGCTCAAAAAGTTGGGATGAATTATAAAAAAGCTTGGTCACATATAAAAATATTAGAAAAACATATTGAAGATGATTTAGTACATACAAATAAAGGACAAGGTGAGCTAAGTGGTAGCTCACTTACTCCAAAAGCAAGAGAAGTAATACAAACATATAAAATCTTACAATATGATATTAAAAAATATGCAGACAAAAGATATAAAGAGCTATTTTTGAAAGATAACAAAGAGATACTAAAGATTAAAGAAGGTGAAAAGTGA
- a CDS encoding ModE family transcriptional regulator: MSSIDDNLDFKLDNIQKELIMTNLDEDGKMSCLKAFKVARLIGREPKEMSAITKSLGLKITNCELGVFGKIKFQDPNMAVYNKLEENYNGKKRLGCEILWEEAKKTSLRTVGSTVKGTDIDVVHCQLGCFREKQGHKAGHHESKS; the protein is encoded by the coding sequence ATGTCTAGTATTGATGATAATTTAGATTTTAAACTTGATAATATTCAAAAAGAATTAATAATGACAAATTTAGACGAAGACGGAAAAATGTCTTGTCTAAAGGCGTTTAAAGTTGCACGTTTAATTGGACGAGAGCCAAAAGAAATGTCTGCTATTACAAAAAGTTTAGGTTTAAAGATAACAAATTGTGAGTTAGGTGTGTTTGGAAAGATTAAATTTCAAGATCCAAATATGGCAGTTTATAATAAATTAGAAGAAAACTATAATGGGAAGAAAAGACTTGGTTGTGAAATTCTATGGGAAGAAGCTAAGAAAACTTCTTTACGTACAGTAGGTTCTACAGTTAAGGGTACTGATATTGATGTAGTACATTGTCAACTTGGATGTTTTAGAGAAAAACAAGGACATAAAGCGGGACATCATGAAAGTAAAAGTTAA
- a CDS encoding cytochrome b/b6 domain-containing protein, giving the protein MENKSFLSEYKVYLIIGLLFVLLTYWYFWLATIADISYVYEFILQMLQGNFTGQIVPFESLTNYQQMEVGLFGPDYHSIAPEVIRAFEERQHLLPIVFLVEFLLFLTMFIVAKGRKQAKITRAEDTVQVYSIFQRLVLMLNIIIMIYLFITGFSITFGNVTGGGEIARFMRATHEIVGVGWIPVWLIMTIIAFKDHKYFARPSMKIWNKIFLRGKYEAMNRINYYAYVAFGFLLVLSGFIIWFMFPDAATHAETIQVKRLLLFVHFMGSAIISFFTFETIYSYFVSVKGYIPGIITGRLPVEYLEQFRPEILEYEDLKK; this is encoded by the coding sequence ATGGAAAATAAAAGTTTTCTAAGTGAGTATAAGGTCTATTTAATTATAGGCCTTCTATTCGTCCTTTTAACATATTGGTACTTTTGGTTAGCAACTATTGCAGATATTTCATATGTATATGAATTTATTTTACAAATGCTGCAAGGTAATTTTACAGGGCAAATTGTTCCATTTGAAAGTTTAACTAACTATCAACAAATGGAAGTTGGTTTATTTGGACCAGATTACCATTCAATTGCACCAGAAGTAATAAGAGCATTTGAAGAGAGACAACATTTACTACCTATAGTATTTTTAGTTGAATTTTTATTGTTCTTAACAATGTTTATTGTTGCAAAGGGAAGAAAACAAGCAAAAATTACTAGAGCAGAAGATACTGTTCAAGTATATTCTATTTTTCAAAGATTAGTACTAATGTTAAATATTATCATTATGATATATTTATTTATCACTGGTTTTTCAATTACATTTGGAAATGTAACTGGTGGTGGAGAAATTGCTAGATTTATGAGAGCAACTCATGAAATTGTTGGAGTAGGTTGGATACCAGTTTGGCTTATTATGACAATAATTGCTTTTAAAGATCATAAGTATTTTGCAAGACCAAGTATGAAGATTTGGAATAAGATCTTTTTGCGAGGAAAATATGAAGCAATGAATAGAATTAATTATTATGCGTACGTAGCTTTTGGCTTCTTACTTGTATTAAGTGGTTTTATTATTTGGTTTATGTTCCCTGATGCAGCAACACATGCTGAAACTATTCAGGTTAAAAGATTGCTTTTATTTGTTCACTTTATGGGAAGTGCGATTATTTCGTTCTTTACATTTGAAACAATTTATTCATATTTTGTTTCAGTGAAAGGTTATATTCCTGGTATAATTACTGGAAGATTACCTGTTGAATATTTAGAACAATTTAGACCAGAAATTTTAGAATACGAAGATTTAAAAAAATAG
- the fdhD gene encoding formate dehydrogenase accessory sulfurtransferase FdhD — protein MENIENAKYLKTVIIDKLIENEATEFEDVTIDESRLNLYLNGEKTISMMCIPKDQDAHAIGFLMSENVISSVDDIEELSVSEDGLRVDVKAKINDGSLENLYKEKTLVSGCGGGVTGNIEGSLEIPFNQTAFTIKPETISKEVKIFYKESELYYLTGCVHKAMIYLLDGSTITAEDIGRHNAIDKVVGKCKLKGLDTSKSVLFVSGRLSSEMVTKAVMHKIPIIVSRTAPTYLGVQVAHKHGVTMIGFARGKKMNLYTHQGRIDV, from the coding sequence ATGGAAAATATAGAAAACGCCAAATATTTAAAAACAGTAATTATTGACAAACTTATAGAAAATGAAGCGACAGAATTTGAGGATGTGACAATAGATGAATCACGTCTTAACTTGTATTTAAATGGTGAAAAAACTATATCTATGATGTGTATTCCAAAAGATCAAGATGCTCATGCAATTGGTTTTTTAATGAGTGAGAATGTAATTTCAAGTGTTGATGATATAGAAGAATTAAGTGTTAGTGAAGATGGATTAAGAGTAGATGTAAAGGCTAAAATTAATGATGGTTCATTAGAAAACCTTTATAAAGAAAAAACACTTGTAAGTGGTTGTGGTGGTGGAGTTACTGGAAATATTGAAGGTTCTTTAGAAATACCTTTTAACCAAACTGCATTTACTATAAAACCAGAAACAATCTCAAAAGAAGTAAAAATCTTTTACAAAGAGAGTGAATTATATTATCTAACTGGTTGTGTTCATAAAGCTATGATTTATTTACTAGATGGGTCTACTATTACTGCTGAAGATATTGGGCGACATAATGCAATTGATAAAGTTGTTGGTAAATGTAAATTAAAAGGTTTAGATACATCAAAATCAGTTTTATTTGTATCAGGACGTTTAAGTTCTGAAATGGTTACAAAAGCTGTAATGCACAAAATTCCTATTATTGTATCAAGAACTGCACCTACATATTTAGGTGTGCAAGTTGCACATAAACATGGAGTTACAATGATAGGTTTTGCAAGAGGTAAAAAAATGAATTTATATACACATCAAGGGAGAATAGATGTCTAG
- the fdh3B gene encoding formate dehydrogenase FDH3 subunit beta gives MSNNNVDFASMRFYCDENRCIHCDGCSVACAEAHELPVEISRRKVVTVNEGKQGMEFSLSVACMHCTDAPCEQVCPVDCFYIRQDGIVLHDKDKCIGCSYCLYACPFGAPQFPKNGAFGTKGVMDKCTMCAGGPLETNSEHERELYGQNRISEGRVPVCAAMCSTKALLVGDAESVSNIFRERVMASGHGVQSAPYGWDKAYGK, from the coding sequence ATGAGTAATAATAATGTAGATTTCGCAAGTATGAGATTTTACTGTGATGAAAACAGATGTATTCATTGTGATGGTTGTTCAGTTGCTTGTGCCGAAGCTCATGAGTTACCTGTTGAGATCTCTAGAAGAAAAGTTGTAACTGTAAACGAAGGTAAGCAAGGGATGGAGTTTTCTTTATCTGTTGCTTGTATGCACTGTACAGATGCACCTTGTGAGCAAGTATGTCCAGTAGATTGTTTTTACATTAGACAAGATGGTATTGTTTTACATGATAAAGATAAATGTATTGGTTGTTCATATTGTTTATATGCTTGTCCATTTGGAGCTCCACAGTTCCCTAAAAATGGAGCATTTGGAACAAAAGGTGTAATGGATAAGTGTACTATGTGTGCTGGTGGTCCATTAGAAACAAATAGTGAACATGAAAGAGAATTATACGGTCAGAATAGAATTTCTGAAGGTAGAGTTCCTGTTTGTGCTGCTATGTGTTCAACAAAAGCTTTATTAGTAGGTGATGCAGAATCTGTATCAAATATTTTTAGAGAAAGAGTAATGGCATCTGGACATGGAGTTCAGTCTGCACCTTACGGTTGGGATAAAGCGTATGGAAAATAA
- a CDS encoding C40 family peptidase codes for MKILKSFFFILALVSTLFEYLSAESSTNSNDALLSLAKSKLGSPYVYAKTGPNSFDCSGFVYYVFNKNNIQVPRTSIAQSKIGRKITRDKIKRGDLVFFDTSLKGHVNHSGIYLGNGKFIHASSGRANSVTISNIDGWYKDKFKWGINRK; via the coding sequence ATGAAAATATTAAAATCCTTCTTTTTTATATTAGCACTTGTATCTACTTTGTTTGAATATTTATCTGCAGAATCATCTACTAATTCAAATGATGCTTTATTATCCTTAGCAAAATCAAAACTTGGCAGTCCCTATGTTTATGCTAAAACTGGTCCTAACAGTTTTGATTGTTCTGGATTTGTGTATTATGTTTTTAATAAAAATAACATTCAAGTTCCTAGGACATCGATTGCTCAATCAAAAATAGGACGGAAGATTACAAGAGATAAAATCAAAAGAGGTGATTTAGTTTTTTTTGATACAAGTTTAAAAGGTCACGTAAATCATAGTGGGATATATCTAGGCAATGGTAAATTTATTCATGCTAGTTCTGGAAGAGCAAATAGTGTAACTATTTCTAATATAGATGGATGGTATAAAGATAAATTTAAATGGGGAATAAATAGGAAATAA
- a CDS encoding molybdopterin molybdotransferase MoeA — protein MSNKMNFLDFQEAVKISLDLAKTTTLKEIIPISKALGRVVGSDVLCKKNLPSFNNSAMDGFAFKIKDAGKTLKIKKVIFAGDKGDDVKAILKEEECYKIMTGAKVPSDVDTIIPIENCINANEQTVTLPSDLKEGSNLRLKGEEQKEGNVLFKKGEVINSSHITLLASQGLMMIEVFKQISIAVVSTGNELKEPWEEANEEEIYNCNSYALVSLLSEAGFDATYSGVVPDNLEESINFISNLKTYDVVITTGGISMGDADFVGEAFIQNGLKTAFHGVNVKPGRPIMMGSIEHENKQTFVMCLPGNPLTAMVNMQLFAIPVLNKIQGNSGFYHDICIANNVQEFKTKKGRVNLVLGNLENGGFSVTRNNKYGSGMITALYESNCILVTDENTSNIEQKQMVKVIKFNNKLLQTQINIFN, from the coding sequence ATGAGCAATAAAATGAATTTTTTAGATTTTCAAGAAGCTGTAAAAATTAGCTTAGATTTAGCAAAAACAACAACTCTAAAAGAAATAATACCAATTTCAAAAGCTTTAGGAAGAGTTGTAGGAAGTGATGTACTTTGTAAGAAGAACCTTCCTTCTTTTAATAACTCAGCTATGGATGGATTTGCTTTTAAAATCAAAGATGCAGGAAAAACACTAAAAATCAAAAAAGTGATTTTTGCAGGTGATAAAGGTGATGATGTAAAAGCAATTTTAAAAGAGGAAGAATGTTATAAAATTATGACAGGAGCAAAGGTTCCAAGTGATGTTGATACTATTATTCCAATTGAAAATTGTATAAATGCAAATGAACAAACTGTAACACTTCCAAGTGATTTAAAAGAAGGAAGTAATTTAAGATTAAAAGGTGAAGAGCAAAAAGAGGGAAATGTATTATTTAAAAAAGGTGAAGTTATAAACTCATCTCATATTACTCTTTTAGCTTCTCAAGGTCTTATGATGATTGAAGTTTTTAAGCAAATTTCAATAGCAGTTGTATCAACAGGAAATGAGCTTAAAGAACCTTGGGAAGAAGCAAATGAAGAAGAGATTTACAACTGTAACTCTTATGCTTTAGTTTCACTTTTAAGCGAAGCAGGATTTGACGCAACTTATAGTGGTGTAGTTCCTGATAATTTAGAAGAATCTATAAATTTTATATCTAATCTAAAAACTTATGATGTTGTAATTACTACAGGTGGTATTTCTATGGGAGATGCTGATTTTGTTGGTGAGGCATTTATTCAAAATGGTTTAAAAACTGCTTTTCATGGTGTAAATGTAAAACCAGGACGTCCTATTATGATGGGAAGTATAGAACATGAAAATAAGCAAACTTTTGTAATGTGTTTACCTGGAAATCCACTAACAGCAATGGTAAATATGCAACTTTTTGCAATTCCTGTATTAAATAAAATACAAGGTAATAGTGGTTTTTACCATGATATTTGTATTGCAAATAATGTACAAGAATTTAAAACAAAAAAAGGACGAGTAAATTTAGTACTTGGAAATCTAGAAAATGGAGGATTTAGCGTAACAAGAAACAATAAATATGGTTCAGGAATGATTACTGCTTTATATGAAAGTAATTGCATCTTAGTAACAGATGAGAACACTTCAAATATAGAGCAAAAGCAAATGGTTAAGGTTATTAAATTTAATAACAAGTTATTACAAACACAAATAAATATATTTAATTAA
- a CDS encoding substrate-binding domain-containing protein, which yields MNLKKLALLTASVSMVFATSLSAKDSLMMATTTSTDNTGLLDYLAPIFEKETGTNLKWVATGTGKALKMGGNCDVDILFVHAPASEKKFIATGFGVDRKQVMYNDFVIVGPKKDPAMVNGMTPSDALQKIKTNKSNFFSRGDNSGTNKKELSLWKNANVDTKAESSWYVQTGQGMLRTINMASEKGGYTMTDRGTWIKYMSQTGDKNMMKVVVEGDKSLFNQYSVVSINKEKCANVKPELAKKFTNWVVSPTTQKTIADFRLLGQALFIPNADK from the coding sequence ATGAATTTAAAAAAACTGGCTTTACTTACAGCATCCGTGTCAATGGTTTTTGCAACAAGCTTAAGTGCAAAAGACTCATTAATGATGGCAACAACAACAAGTACTGATAATACAGGTTTATTAGATTATTTAGCTCCTATTTTTGAAAAAGAAACAGGAACAAATTTAAAATGGGTAGCAACTGGTACTGGAAAAGCTCTTAAAATGGGTGGAAATTGTGATGTTGATATCTTATTTGTTCATGCACCTGCATCTGAGAAAAAATTTATAGCTACTGGATTTGGTGTTGATAGAAAGCAAGTTATGTATAATGATTTTGTAATAGTAGGACCAAAAAAAGATCCAGCAATGGTAAATGGAATGACTCCAAGTGATGCTTTACAAAAAATCAAAACTAACAAATCAAACTTCTTCTCACGTGGTGATAATTCAGGAACGAATAAAAAAGAACTTTCTTTATGGAAAAATGCAAATGTAGATACAAAAGCTGAATCTTCATGGTATGTTCAAACTGGTCAAGGAATGCTAAGAACTATCAATATGGCATCTGAAAAAGGTGGATATACAATGACTGATAGAGGTACTTGGATTAAATATATGTCACAAACTGGTGATAAAAATATGATGAAAGTAGTAGTTGAGGGTGATAAATCATTATTCAATCAATACTCTGTTGTTTCTATTAATAAAGAAAAATGTGCAAATGTAAAACCAGAACTTGCAAAAAAATTCACAAACTGGGTTGTTTCACCAACTACTCAAAAAACAATAGCTGACTTTAGATTATTAGGTCAAGCTTTATTTATTCCAAACGCTGATAAATAG
- a CDS encoding cupin domain-containing protein, whose product MNSDYEKRALINTDKLIWEKSKYENVFKKILAIKDNQETALIKLDNSSVLNKNSLINSVEIFVLEGIYVNEYGEFEKGTYLKLSKEDEAQVSSKNTCVIFRKTNHFSNNEQVIINTQKTNWLEGQGNLEVMPLSDQTALVKWPENERFLAHKHWGGEEIFVLSGTFMDEYGAYVKNTWLRSPHLSEHFPFVKEETIIFVKTGHI is encoded by the coding sequence GTGAATAGTGATTATGAAAAAAGAGCTTTAATAAATACAGATAAATTAATATGGGAAAAAAGTAAATATGAAAATGTCTTTAAAAAAATTTTAGCAATAAAAGACAATCAAGAAACAGCTTTAATAAAACTAGATAATTCAAGTGTTTTAAATAAAAACTCATTAATAAATAGTGTGGAGATATTCGTACTTGAAGGTATTTATGTTAATGAATATGGAGAGTTTGAAAAAGGTACATATTTAAAACTTTCAAAAGAAGATGAAGCCCAAGTATCCTCAAAAAATACATGTGTAATATTTAGAAAAACTAATCATTTTTCAAATAATGAACAAGTTATTATCAATACACAAAAAACAAATTGGTTAGAAGGCCAAGGTAATCTAGAGGTTATGCCTTTATCTGATCAAACTGCTTTAGTAAAATGGCCAGAAAATGAACGTTTTTTAGCTCATAAACATTGGGGTGGAGAAGAAATATTTGTTTTAAGTGGTACATTTATGGATGAATATGGAGCTTATGTAAAAAACACTTGGCTAAGAAGCCCCCACTTAAGTGAACATTTTCCTTTTGTAAAAGAAGAAACAATAATATTTGTTAAAACAGGTCATATCTAA
- a CDS encoding cysteine desulfurase, translated as MIKLNSLQYPNVQNLHISNELSLGILKSNDEYEKLENSFKKEYSFSKLNTFSFSKSGFLGLFLELKEKGKIAVSIGESHAIVQAAKQYEALGFELDWISLQKDGNINVNDIKNTNADFIFISSYVIDTFVKVDLEEIKTLSKATIISNASAQFSSFSDAVYFDAYKLSGYALSSVLLYNKELFEEQVIGFKDVASLIAISEGLKIQSFHTSQKDIFKQKLIEAFGEDLYFFVDSKQTLPFSLHFALKNIKAREIIRTLALNSIHITNGEGCSLGLSMPSRVIQEMGYEEIISRNAISLTFTQEFEEEEIEKIIKTFVKKYKQIKVLNEQ; from the coding sequence GTGATTAAATTAAATTCTTTACAATACCCAAATGTGCAAAATTTGCATATATCAAATGAATTATCATTAGGAATATTAAAAAGTAATGATGAATATGAAAAACTTGAAAATAGTTTTAAAAAAGAATATTCATTTTCTAAGTTAAATACTTTTTCATTCTCTAAAAGTGGTTTTCTCGGACTATTTTTAGAATTAAAAGAAAAAGGGAAAATTGCTGTAAGTATTGGAGAATCACATGCAATTGTTCAAGCAGCTAAACAGTATGAAGCATTAGGCTTTGAACTTGATTGGATTAGCTTACAAAAAGATGGAAATATAAATGTAAATGATATTAAAAATACAAATGCAGATTTTATTTTTATCTCTTCTTATGTAATTGATACTTTTGTAAAAGTTGATTTAGAAGAAATCAAAACACTTAGCAAGGCTACAATTATTTCAAATGCAAGTGCACAGTTTTCATCTTTTAGTGATGCTGTTTATTTTGATGCATATAAATTAAGTGGTTATGCCTTATCTTCAGTTTTATTATATAACAAGGAATTATTTGAAGAGCAAGTTATTGGTTTTAAAGATGTAGCCTCTTTAATTGCTATTAGTGAAGGTTTAAAAATACAATCTTTTCATACTTCACAAAAAGATATTTTCAAGCAAAAGCTTATTGAGGCTTTTGGTGAGGATTTATACTTTTTTGTAGATTCAAAACAAACACTTCCTTTTTCTCTTCATTTTGCATTAAAAAACATAAAAGCAAGAGAAATTATTAGAACATTAGCATTAAACTCTATTCATATTACAAATGGTGAAGGATGTTCTCTCGGTTTATCAATGCCTTCTCGAGTTATTCAAGAAATGGGATATGAAGAAATCATTTCAAGAAATGCAATTTCATTAACTTTTACACAAGAGTTTGAAGAAGAAGAGATTGAAAAAATTATAAAAACATTTGTAAAAAAATATAAACAAATAAAGGTTTTAAATGAGCAATAA
- a CDS encoding rhodanese-like domain-containing protein — translation MQKILITTLLSIVMSSALLSAPTPTSPKKQTKWGLYVDAKEANSMKKADPDNVLFIDVRDPVEIMFVGFTDVVDYNIPFMTTNTNEWHSKKPVFKLEKNKYFEEDIANALKMKGMSKDTPILIMCRSGGTRGAPATKLLEGHGYSKVYVVTDGFEGSKTKTGDKKGFRLENGWKNSGLPWSNKLNKEKMYFTNFKH, via the coding sequence ATGCAAAAAATATTAATTACAACATTATTATCAATAGTTATGAGTAGTGCTTTACTATCAGCACCTACACCAACATCACCAAAAAAACAAACGAAATGGGGCTTATATGTGGATGCTAAAGAAGCTAATTCAATGAAAAAAGCTGATCCAGATAATGTTTTATTTATAGATGTTCGTGATCCTGTGGAAATCATGTTTGTAGGTTTTACTGATGTCGTAGATTATAATATTCCATTTATGACTACTAATACAAATGAGTGGCACAGTAAAAAACCTGTATTTAAATTAGAAAAAAATAAATATTTTGAAGAAGATATTGCGAATGCATTAAAAATGAAAGGTATGTCAAAAGACACACCTATTTTGATTATGTGTAGAAGTGGTGGAACAAGAGGTGCACCTGCAACTAAATTATTAGAAGGTCATGGATATTCAAAAGTTTATGTTGTAACAGATGGATTTGAAGGTTCAAAAACTAAAACTGGTGATAAAAAAGGTTTTAGATTGGAAAATGGATGGAAAAATTCAGGGTTACCATGGAGTAATAAATTAAATAAAGAGAAAATGTACTTTACAAATTTTAAACATTAG
- a CDS encoding energy-coupling factor ABC transporter ATP-binding protein has product MDTVSTLYELENIEQHYDGKKVLSIDSLCLEENKIIGFFGPNGSGKSTLFSLLSFIDKPTSGTLHFNGIDNKHINQETKQNIVMVPQNPYLLKRTVYENVAFGLKLRKDFKDIEQRVEEALSLVGLDSSFINRKWSQLSGGEAQRVALAARLILKPKVLILDEPTSGVDTNSAQLIKEAILSAKQKYNTTIFISSHDHNWLNHICDSRVALFQGNLVESGSVNLLFAPWEKSPEGNLVKVFIDGQRLLIPNSYSKKRDSVVMINSDDIEICRENCDDMKNSNTLIGEIQSIRQESSTQNLLIEFSIGGISFNSKITREEMQSQTLLPGDKIHVNINVDEVCWI; this is encoded by the coding sequence ATGGACACAGTGAGTACTTTGTATGAATTAGAGAATATCGAGCAACATTATGATGGTAAAAAAGTATTAAGTATAGATAGCTTATGTCTTGAAGAAAATAAAATTATTGGTTTTTTTGGACCAAATGGTAGTGGTAAATCAACGCTATTTTCATTACTTTCTTTTATAGATAAGCCAACAAGTGGAACTTTACATTTTAATGGAATTGATAATAAACATATAAATCAAGAAACAAAACAAAACATAGTTATGGTTCCCCAAAATCCATATTTGTTAAAACGAACAGTATATGAAAATGTAGCGTTTGGATTAAAGCTTAGAAAAGATTTTAAAGATATTGAGCAAAGAGTTGAAGAAGCTTTATCTTTAGTTGGACTTGATAGCTCATTTATCAATAGAAAATGGTCACAGCTTTCAGGTGGAGAAGCACAAAGAGTAGCACTTGCAGCAAGACTAATACTAAAACCAAAAGTTTTAATCTTAGATGAACCAACAAGTGGAGTTGATACAAACTCAGCGCAACTAATCAAAGAAGCGATTCTAAGTGCAAAACAAAAGTACAATACTACAATATTTATTTCAAGTCATGACCATAACTGGCTAAATCATATCTGTGATAGTAGAGTAGCACTTTTTCAAGGTAATTTAGTAGAAAGTGGTAGTGTAAACTTACTTTTTGCACCATGGGAAAAAAGCCCTGAAGGAAATCTTGTAAAAGTATTTATAGATGGTCAAAGATTACTTATACCAAATAGCTATTCTAAAAAAAGAGACTCAGTAGTAATGATAAACTCAGATGATATAGAAATCTGTAGAGAAAACTGTGATGATATGAAAAATTCTAATACTTTAATAGGTGAAATTCAATCAATAAGACAAGAGTCCTCAACTCAAAACCTTCTAATAGAGTTTAGTATTGGAGGTATTTCTTTTAATAGTAAAATCACAAGAGAAGAAATGCAATCTCAGACCTTACTACCTGGTGATAAAATCCATGTGAATATTAATGTTGATGAGGTTTGTTGGATTTAA
- a CDS encoding ABC transporter permease, which produces MNLFTDGFNEAIDLLVSGNESVYSAITTTITVSSWSLLISLAIGLPLGFALGYYNFFGKAVIRTIVDTLLALPTVVIGLIAYTMLSQAGPFGEYNLLFSQQAIIIGQIVLGLPIIIALTATQVESVDKRLYTSLKGMGASSYQILVATLVEARFGLMTAAMTAYGRIITEIGISMMVGGNIKYHTRTVTTAIALETGKGEFVTGIALGLVLFAVALIVNIALSSLKRKWTQ; this is translated from the coding sequence ATGAATTTATTCACCGATGGTTTTAATGAGGCAATTGATTTATTAGTCTCAGGTAATGAGAGTGTGTACTCTGCAATTACTACAACTATAACTGTGTCATCATGGTCTTTACTAATTAGTTTAGCAATAGGGCTTCCTTTAGGATTTGCTCTTGGTTATTATAACTTTTTTGGTAAAGCAGTAATAAGAACTATTGTTGATACGCTTCTAGCCTTACCAACAGTAGTAATTGGTCTTATTGCATATACTATGCTTTCGCAAGCTGGGCCATTTGGTGAGTATAATTTACTATTTTCACAACAAGCAATAATAATAGGTCAAATAGTACTAGGTTTACCTATTATAATTGCACTTACAGCAACTCAAGTTGAATCAGTTGATAAAAGACTGTATACCTCTTTAAAAGGCATGGGAGCTAGCTCTTATCAAATATTAGTAGCAACTCTAGTAGAAGCTAGATTTGGTCTTATGACAGCTGCTATGACTGCTTATGGAAGAATTATTACAGAAATTGGTATTTCGATGATGGTTGGTGGTAATATTAAATACCATACAAGAACAGTAACAACTGCAATTGCACTTGAAACTGGAAAAGGTGAGTTTGTAACTGGTATTGCTTTAGGGCTTGTATTATTTGCAGTAGCATTGATTGTTAATATCGCATTATCATCTTTAAAAAGGAAATGGACACAGTGA